The genomic DNA TATTCACTCTACATGGACAAAATAGGTCCATATATAGAAAAGGCTGGATATGAAGGTTGGCAAAGCATGGTTAGTGAAGCAATGAAAATACTTCAGGAAGAGGATGAATTGCAAGAAATCGTAAGGCTTGTAGGTATTGATGCGCTTTCCGAAAAGGATAGATTAACTCTTGAAGCTGCAAGAACATTAAGGGAAGACTATCTACATCAAAATGCATTCCATGATGTTGATACGTTTGCTTCACTTAAAAAGCAGCACAAGATGCTTAATTTAATACTGGATTTCTATCATCTTTCACAAAAAGCTTTAGATGCAGGGGTTTACTTGAGCAAACTTATTGCCCTTCCTGTAAGAGAAAAAATTGCAAGAGCAAAATATGTTCCTGAGACAGAAATGGAAAAAATAGATGAAATATTTGTTGAGCTAAGAAATCAAATCGAATCTCTTATAGAGGGAGGGAATCTAAATGCTTAAGGAATACAGAACTATAAGAGAAGTTGCAGGACCATTGATGCTTGTTGATGAAGTTGAAGGTGCTCTTTATGATGAAATAGTTGAAATAGAAACACAGTCAGGTGAAATCAGAAGAGGTAAGGTGCTAGAAATAAACGGAGATAAAGCGCTCATCCAGCTATTTGAAAGTTCTGCTGGAATTAATCTAATGGGTAGCAAGGTAAGATTCCTTGGAAAAACTCTTGAACTTGGTGTATCTATAGATATGCTAGGTCGTGTATTTGACGGACTTGGAAGACCAAAGGATGGAGGACCAAAGATAATACCTGAAAAGAGGCTGGATATAAATGGTAACCCATTAAACCCAGTTGCAAGAGATTATCCGTCAGAATTTATTCAAACAGGTATCTCTGCTATAGACGGTCTTAATACTCTTGTTAGAGGACAAAAGCTTCCAATATTCTCGGGCTCAGGTCTACCACATGCAAGGCTTGCAGCACAGATAGCAAGACAGGCTAAGGTTATAAGTGCCGACAGCAAGTTTGCCGTTGTTTTTGCAGCAATGGGTATTACATTTGAAGAAGCAGATTTCTTTATATCAGACTTTAAGAAAACAGGTGCGATTGATAGGGCTGTTCTTTTCATGAACTTAGCTAATGACCCAGCTATTGAAAGAATTGCTACTCCAAGAATGGCGCTTACAACTGCTGAATATCTAGCTTACGAAAAGGGAATGCACGTTCTTGTTATAATGACGGACATGACAAACTACTGCGAAGCTCTAAGAGAAGTTTCAGCAGCAAGAAAGGAAGTTCCAGGAAGACGTGGCTATCCAGGATACCTATACACTGACCTTTCAACTCTATATGAAAGAGCAGGAAGAATTAAAGGCAAAGAAGGTTCTATAACTCAAATTCCTATACTGACAATGCCAGAAGACGATAAAACTCACCCAATTCCTGACCTTACGGGATATATTACAGAAGGACAGATAATACTAAGCAGAGAATTATTCAGAAGAGGTGTAAACCCACCAATCGACGTTCTTCCATCCCTTTCAAGACTTAAGGATAAGGGTATTGGAAAGGGCAAGACTAGAGAAGACCATGCTGATACAATGAATCAGCTATTTGCAGCTTACGCACAAGGTAAGCAGGCAAAGGAACTTGCAGTTATATTAGGTGAAGCTGCTCTTTCAGATACTGATAAGCTTTACGCTAAGTTTGCTGAAGAATTTGAAAAGAGATACGTTGGACAGGGTGAATATGAAAACAGAACTATTGAAGAAACATTAAGCATTGGATGGGAGCTCCTTTCAATACTTCCAAGAACAGAACTTAAGAGAATTAGAGTTGAATACATCGACAAATACCTTCCCAAAAAAGGGGATGAAATTTAATGAGACTTAATGTTAACCCTACAAGAATGGAGCTTAGCCGTCTAAAGAAAAGGCTAAAGGTTGCAGTTAGAGGTCATAAATTATTAAAGGATAAACAGGACGAGTTGATGAAAAAATTCATCGACCTTGTTAAGAAGAATAACGAATTAAGAATAAGAGTGGAGGAGGAGCTTACAAAATCCCTAAAGGATTTCATGATGGCAAAGGCTGTCATGGGCTCTTCTGCACTCGAAGAGGCAATAATAATGCCAGCCGAAACTGTAAAATTAGATGTTTCAAAGAAAAATATAATGAGCGTTAACGTTCCAATTATGAACTTCGTTAGAGAAGGTAAGGAAAACGCGAGCATATATCCCTACGGCTTTTTAACAACAACAGGGGAGCTTGACGCTGCTATTAAAAAGCTTTACGACATACTTCCTTCGCTATTGGAACTTGCAGAAGTTGAAAAGTCCTGCCAGCTCATGGCTGACGAAATTGAAAAGACAAGAAGACGTGTTAACGCGCTTGAATACGTTATGATTCCACAGTTAAAGGAAACTATCAAGTATATTTCAATGAAACTTGATGAAAACGAACGTGGAACACTAACAAGGCTCATGAAAAT from Caloramator mitchellensis includes the following:
- a CDS encoding V-type ATP synthase subunit D, which codes for MRLNVNPTRMELSRLKKRLKVAVRGHKLLKDKQDELMKKFIDLVKKNNELRIRVEEELTKSLKDFMMAKAVMGSSALEEAIIMPAETVKLDVSKKNIMSVNVPIMNFVREGKENASIYPYGFLTTTGELDAAIKKLYDILPSLLELAEVEKSCQLMADEIEKTRRRVNALEYVMIPQLKETIKYISMKLDENERGTLTRLMKIKSMMQSK
- a CDS encoding V-type ATP synthase subunit B; this encodes MLKEYRTIREVAGPLMLVDEVEGALYDEIVEIETQSGEIRRGKVLEINGDKALIQLFESSAGINLMGSKVRFLGKTLELGVSIDMLGRVFDGLGRPKDGGPKIIPEKRLDINGNPLNPVARDYPSEFIQTGISAIDGLNTLVRGQKLPIFSGSGLPHARLAAQIARQAKVISADSKFAVVFAAMGITFEEADFFISDFKKTGAIDRAVLFMNLANDPAIERIATPRMALTTAEYLAYEKGMHVLVIMTDMTNYCEALREVSAARKEVPGRRGYPGYLYTDLSTLYERAGRIKGKEGSITQIPILTMPEDDKTHPIPDLTGYITEGQIILSRELFRRGVNPPIDVLPSLSRLKDKGIGKGKTREDHADTMNQLFAAYAQGKQAKELAVILGEAALSDTDKLYAKFAEEFEKRYVGQGEYENRTIEETLSIGWELLSILPRTELKRIRVEYIDKYLPKKGDEI